One part of the Mycetohabitans rhizoxinica HKI 454 genome encodes these proteins:
- a CDS encoding DNA-binding protein: MSDVLSPDAALTTEIARLKAAHSNTRELYREVCALLFFRFGITPTANRLYQLVRKGSMGTPTEVLAEFWRELREKSRVKIDHPDLPAELRDAAGTLVATLWERAAATAHAALEDVRAEMRLERDAAAAEVAAAREDAAHAERTLEEHRAARLAAQARIQELERALAAAEAAHQTLHAQVERLQRDAQERDAALAQARADFARELDKLRADTARAEARLQAAEKRALLETEHERSISARLIKERDAAVRRADESDARRRAERQALQAQLGDARQHIGTLEGNLAALQRANAEAEKARRARQRTPTKSASSRPSGPVGRPRPPTRALKKSR; encoded by the coding sequence ATGAGTGATGTCCTGTCCCCCGATGCGGCGCTGACCACCGAGATCGCGCGCTTGAAAGCCGCGCATTCAAACACGCGCGAGTTGTATCGCGAAGTGTGCGCGCTACTATTCTTTCGCTTTGGCATCACGCCCACCGCGAACCGCCTGTACCAGCTGGTGCGCAAAGGCAGCATGGGCACGCCCACCGAGGTCCTCGCCGAGTTCTGGCGCGAGCTGCGTGAGAAAAGTCGTGTCAAAATCGACCATCCGGATTTGCCCGCCGAGCTGCGCGACGCCGCCGGCACGCTCGTCGCGACGCTGTGGGAGCGAGCCGCGGCCACTGCGCACGCGGCGCTGGAAGACGTGCGTGCCGAAATGCGTCTCGAGCGCGACGCGGCCGCCGCTGAAGTAGCCGCCGCCCGCGAGGACGCGGCGCACGCCGAACGCACCCTCGAAGAACACCGCGCGGCGCGGCTCGCGGCACAGGCACGTATTCAGGAGCTCGAGCGCGCGCTTGCGGCGGCTGAGGCTGCGCACCAGACGCTGCACGCGCAAGTCGAGCGCCTGCAACGCGACGCACAGGAGCGGGACGCGGCGCTCGCCCAGGCGCGCGCCGATTTTGCCCGCGAACTCGATAAGCTGCGGGCCGACACCGCGCGCGCCGAAGCACGGCTGCAAGCGGCCGAAAAGCGCGCGCTCTTAGAGACCGAGCATGAGCGCAGCATCAGCGCGCGCCTGATCAAGGAACGGGATGCGGCGGTGCGACGTGCCGACGAAAGTGACGCGCGCCGCCGCGCTGAGCGGCAAGCGCTGCAGGCGCAACTGGGTGACGCACGCCAGCACATTGGCACGCTGGAAGGCAACTTAGCCGCGCTGCAGCGCGCGAATGCTGAAGCTGAAAAAGCGCGGCGCGCGCGGCAGCGCACACCCACTAAGTCCGCATCGAGTCGG
- a CDS encoding tyrosine-type recombinase/integrase codes for MSVTPFTAVQPVEALALPEHLDGRDGTNRGARETAQLAARNDLDAVRAWLSNYANTQTTFDTYRKEAERLLLWAVVQLGKPLSSLTHEDLQQFNAFLADPQPASRWVSATGGKYPRGDARWRPFNGPLSAASQRQARVILNGLFTWLVDAGYLRGNPMALLRQRAKRSVPRVTRYLSVSLWDEVKHFVEQLPRETTAQRAYSTRCRWLTTLFYLQGLRLSEVAHGTMGDFSRRLGPDGHDQWWLDIVGKGQRARRVPASPELIVELARYRQACGLPSLPRRAEDTPLVVPFRGPRRGLSRSALHDAIKRIFRDAASWLRARGPAFADRADELVRASAHWLRHTAGSHQADGGLDLRTVRDNLGHVSLTTTSLYLHEEEDTRHRQTVHGHRINWGEQEPVEPPARQPQR; via the coding sequence GTGTCCGTCACCCCCTTCACCGCCGTGCAACCAGTCGAGGCACTCGCGTTGCCCGAGCATTTAGACGGGCGCGACGGCACCAATCGCGGCGCGCGCGAGACCGCGCAGCTCGCCGCACGCAACGACCTGGACGCCGTGCGCGCCTGGCTGTCCAATTACGCCAACACGCAAACCACGTTCGACACCTACCGCAAGGAGGCCGAGCGACTCTTGCTGTGGGCCGTCGTGCAACTCGGCAAGCCGCTGTCGTCGCTCACGCACGAGGATCTACAGCAGTTCAACGCGTTCCTGGCCGACCCGCAGCCCGCGAGCCGCTGGGTGTCGGCCACCGGCGGCAAATATCCCCGCGGCGATGCCCGCTGGCGGCCTTTTAATGGGCCGCTGTCCGCGGCCAGCCAGCGGCAAGCGCGGGTCATTCTGAACGGCCTGTTCACGTGGTTGGTGGACGCCGGCTATCTGCGCGGCAACCCGATGGCGCTACTGCGTCAGCGCGCCAAGCGCTCGGTGCCCCGTGTCACGCGCTACTTATCCGTTTCGCTGTGGGACGAGGTTAAACACTTTGTCGAGCAGCTGCCCCGGGAAACAACGGCGCAGCGCGCGTACTCCACCCGCTGCCGCTGGCTGACCACGCTCTTTTATCTGCAAGGCCTGCGCCTTTCCGAGGTCGCTCACGGCACCATGGGCGACTTCTCGCGACGCCTGGGCCCGGACGGACACGATCAGTGGTGGCTGGACATCGTGGGTAAGGGGCAACGCGCGCGGCGCGTGCCGGCGTCGCCAGAGTTGATCGTCGAGCTGGCCCGCTACCGGCAGGCGTGTGGCTTGCCCTCGCTGCCCCGCCGGGCTGAGGACACGCCGCTGGTCGTGCCCTTCCGGGGCCCGCGTCGTGGCCTGTCGCGCTCCGCCCTGCATGACGCGATCAAGCGGATCTTTCGCGACGCCGCGTCGTGGCTGCGCGCACGCGGGCCCGCCTTTGCCGATCGGGCCGACGAACTGGTGCGCGCCTCAGCGCATTGGCTGCGGCATACAGCCGGCTCGCATCAGGCCGATGGCGGCCTCGATCTGCGCACGGTGCGCGACAACCTCGGGCACGTGTCGCTGACCACCACGAGCCTGTACTTGCACGAGGAAGAGGACACGCGGCACCGCCAGACGGTGCACGGCCATCGGATAAACTGGGGCGAGCAGGAGCCGGTCGAGCCCCCTGCTCGGCAGCCACAGCGCTGA
- a CDS encoding phospholipase D family protein: MASLDQLKTKWFLPLAGNVLGVPQSRHTVGGSGPQLSVSTDGNTVELLIDGKSYMKRWHLNMVKAGLTEAYHTGWRFEAVNPLGYPTPPTALEDMSSAHTAGAAIYPLLSSHTGSVVTNGLAIDRLRLQHGIWTACLDNRFPPAGSNHQKVAVFKMPRGSTAVLGSIDISKTRWDDSTHATFVVGRDPAGAPTHDTGVAITGPAVADLDLCFRERWNDSSRTLGMKPLLPPQPLITTPVGGAPAGGTHSVQVLRNFGITNALSGYSWSPRGEFTIWASYLNAIRTASAYLYIEDQYFLPWDYPPRFSRPASPGRDVDIVYQLGEAMRRGVNVVVLTPSNAEDAAHIYQKYQRDLGVNYLLSIRLAGSPGDIVVASLQNGTDDVYVHSKLMIVDDELVLIGSTNVGQRSMTYDGEVHVGIVDAVGGFARECRKALWAEHTGRAPGTLDDPVASFALFKADTAANAGHLKPYPLNKSALYPVGPGTTPPPVGHSRAIRDLIDPYAGPPALV; encoded by the coding sequence ATGGCTTCGCTTGACCAACTAAAGACAAAATGGTTTCTCCCCCTCGCTGGTAATGTACTTGGCGTCCCACAGAGTCGCCATACGGTTGGAGGATCGGGACCCCAGCTTTCCGTCTCGACCGATGGCAATACCGTCGAATTGCTGATCGACGGCAAGTCATACATGAAGCGCTGGCATTTGAACATGGTCAAAGCCGGGCTGACGGAAGCCTATCATACGGGCTGGCGGTTCGAGGCCGTCAACCCGCTCGGCTATCCGACTCCGCCAACGGCGCTTGAGGATATGAGCAGCGCGCATACGGCCGGCGCGGCCATCTATCCCCTCCTTTCCTCGCATACTGGATCTGTCGTTACCAATGGACTCGCCATCGACCGACTTCGACTGCAGCACGGCATCTGGACGGCGTGCCTTGACAATCGCTTTCCACCGGCAGGGAGCAATCATCAGAAAGTGGCTGTGTTTAAAATGCCCAGGGGCAGTACGGCGGTGCTCGGCTCAATCGACATCTCGAAGACCCGCTGGGACGACTCGACACACGCGACCTTCGTCGTCGGCCGAGACCCTGCCGGTGCACCAACGCACGACACAGGCGTCGCGATCACCGGTCCCGCTGTCGCGGATCTCGATCTGTGCTTCCGCGAGCGATGGAACGACAGCTCCCGCACCCTTGGCATGAAACCGCTGCTGCCACCGCAGCCGCTCATCACGACGCCTGTTGGGGGAGCGCCGGCTGGAGGGACGCACTCCGTCCAAGTGCTGCGGAACTTCGGCATCACGAACGCCCTCTCCGGCTATAGCTGGTCGCCGCGCGGCGAGTTCACCATTTGGGCCTCGTATCTTAACGCGATCCGCACGGCCTCCGCCTACCTCTATATCGAGGACCAGTATTTCCTGCCGTGGGACTACCCACCGCGATTCTCACGCCCAGCCAGCCCCGGCCGCGATGTCGACATCGTGTATCAACTAGGCGAGGCGATGCGGCGCGGCGTCAATGTCGTGGTGCTGACGCCGAGTAATGCCGAAGATGCGGCGCACATCTACCAGAAGTACCAGCGCGACCTCGGAGTAAATTACCTACTCTCCATCCGTTTGGCGGGCTCGCCTGGCGACATCGTCGTGGCGTCGCTCCAAAATGGCACCGACGACGTCTACGTTCATTCTAAACTCATGATCGTCGACGATGAGCTTGTCTTGATTGGCTCGACGAATGTCGGGCAGAGAAGCATGACGTACGATGGCGAGGTCCACGTCGGCATCGTCGACGCAGTCGGGGGCTTTGCGCGCGAGTGTCGCAAGGCGCTCTGGGCGGAGCATACTGGGCGAGCACCAGGAACGCTTGACGATCCAGTGGCATCCTTCGCGCTGTTCAAGGCAGATACGGCGGCGAACGCCGGTCACCTCAAACCCTACCCACTCAACAAATCAGCTCTTTATCCGGTAGGACCCGGGACCACGCCGCCGCCTGTGGGCCACTCACGCGCGATTCGCGACTTGATCGACCCTTACGCCGGCCCGCCGGCGCTTGTCTGA
- a CDS encoding type II toxin-antitoxin system ChpB family toxin: protein MVRRVKFERGDIVRVSLNPTVGREQQGDFRPALVLSPAVFNALGVALVAPITQGGASARFAGFAVPLSGSGTETQGVALVNMARMLDLEARGARKLERAPVEVVEDALARFQTIIE, encoded by the coding sequence TTGGTGAGGAGGGTCAAGTTCGAGCGCGGTGATATCGTGCGGGTGAGCCTAAACCCGACTGTCGGGCGAGAGCAGCAAGGCGATTTTCGCCCGGCGCTCGTTCTATCTCCGGCGGTGTTCAACGCCTTGGGCGTGGCGCTCGTTGCCCCGATCACCCAAGGCGGCGCATCGGCTCGCTTTGCTGGGTTCGCCGTACCGCTTTCCGGTTCTGGAACCGAGACGCAAGGTGTAGCGCTCGTCAACATGGCGCGTATGCTCGACCTGGAGGCACGCGGCGCGCGTAAGCTCGAACGTGCGCCAGTTGAAGTGGTTGAGGACGCGCTGGCTCGGTTTCAGACGATTATTGAATGA
- a CDS encoding AbrB/MazE/SpoVT family DNA-binding domain-containing protein: MELKIQKWGNSAAVRLPSVLLEQINASIGSSLNADVRPDGVMLAPARRKYSLDDLVAQCDTKAFFPEDMAAWSEVKPVGREAW, encoded by the coding sequence ATGGAACTCAAGATTCAAAAATGGGGCAATAGCGCGGCAGTTCGTTTGCCGAGTGTGCTGCTCGAGCAGATCAACGCGTCGATCGGCAGTTCACTAAACGCCGACGTGCGTCCGGATGGCGTAATGCTGGCCCCAGCCCGCCGCAAGTATTCGCTGGATGATCTTGTTGCCCAATGCGACACGAAGGCTTTTTTTCCGGAGGACATGGCGGCATGGAGTGAGGTCAAACCGGTGGGGCGTGAGGCTTGGTGA
- a CDS encoding toxin-antitoxin system TumE family protein, with protein sequence MRIWRLLGCDAERPHGLKYSLFYGQSGTSVIGYGNERSQGDHRHYRDREVPYVFLMAGQMVRDFWGEVGRKRSGK encoded by the coding sequence ATGCGGATCTGGCGATTGCTTGGATGTGACGCGGAAAGACCCCATGGTTTGAAATACAGCCTGTTCTATGGTCAGAGCGGCACAAGCGTCATTGGCTACGGTAATGAACGCAGCCAGGGCGACCATCGCCACTATCGTGACCGTGAAGTACCCTACGTTTTTTTGATGGCGGGACAGATGGTGAGGGACTTTTGGGGGGAGGTTGGACGCAAAAGGAGCGGAAAATGA
- a CDS encoding PIN domain-containing protein: protein MIELAGDASVFISVISLGELGFGVQACTDPVERAVRAAYLQQLERRPIREVSRQTAAAFGVLAAAVKQSGRSPRPRYNDLWIAAQAIEHGDALMHLTAPTLPTCRGCSS, encoded by the coding sequence GTGATTGAACTCGCTGGCGATGCATCCGTGTTCATCTCGGTCATTTCGTTGGGTGAACTTGGATTTGGTGTGCAGGCCTGCACGGATCCTGTTGAGCGAGCCGTGCGTGCAGCCTATCTACAACAGCTCGAGCGGCGCCCGATTCGTGAGGTGTCGCGGCAGACTGCCGCTGCGTTCGGCGTGCTTGCGGCCGCTGTCAAGCAGTCTGGCCGATCACCGCGGCCTCGCTACAATGATTTGTGGATCGCGGCGCAGGCGATCGAGCACGGGGACGCGCTAATGCACTTAACCGCGCCGACTTTGCCGACCTGCCGGGGTTGCAGCTCGTGA
- a CDS encoding type II toxin-antitoxin system Phd/YefM family antitoxin has product MQAITATELARQTRQVLDTVARQGQTVIIERNHVPVARIVPPEPTMTAAQALAGLPVALTPLQAQAWLADSRTDLDDSVRDPWA; this is encoded by the coding sequence ATGCAGGCAATCACTGCCACCGAGCTTGCCCGACAAACCCGTCAGGTTTTAGATACCGTCGCGCGCCAAGGCCAAACCGTCATCATCGAGCGCAACCATGTTCCGGTGGCTCGAATTGTGCCCCCCGAGCCGACCATGACCGCTGCCCAAGCGCTCGCGGGGCTGCCCGTAGCGCTCACGCCGCTGCAGGCCCAGGCTTGGCTCGCTGACAGCCGTACTGACTTGGATGACAGCGTGCGAGATCCATGGGCGTAA
- a CDS encoding YlcI/YnfO family protein, translated as MKTATLPALRVEPTLRHAVEEVLNESETLSAFMESALRAGVAHRRLQRAFIARGLAAREEAQRTGEYVQANAVLTELEDMLDAARSARGAHG; from the coding sequence ATGAAGACAGCGACACTCCCAGCACTGCGTGTCGAGCCCACGCTACGACACGCGGTGGAAGAGGTGCTAAACGAAAGCGAGACACTATCGGCGTTTATGGAGTCGGCCCTACGGGCCGGTGTCGCGCATCGACGGCTGCAGCGAGCCTTCATCGCACGTGGCCTTGCGGCCCGAGAAGAGGCGCAGCGCACTGGCGAATATGTGCAGGCCAATGCAGTACTGACTGAGCTTGAGGATATGCTTGACGCGGCGCGCTCCGCCCGCGGGGCGCACGGTTGA
- a CDS encoding type II toxin-antitoxin system RelE/ParE family toxin has product MTYRVRYTRAARADLVRLYQVLLEQDLDAAARALDAIHRGVDVLRTFPFTCRKAEGENPFLRELIVSFGSSGYVVLFEIEEGHTVAILAVRSQREEDYY; this is encoded by the coding sequence TTGACTTACCGCGTTCGCTATACGCGTGCCGCGCGAGCAGATTTGGTGCGGCTGTACCAAGTCCTGCTTGAGCAGGACTTGGATGCGGCTGCCCGCGCGCTCGACGCGATCCACCGGGGTGTCGACGTACTGCGTACCTTTCCGTTTACATGCCGCAAGGCTGAAGGGGAAAATCCGTTCCTGCGCGAATTGATTGTATCGTTTGGCTCATCGGGTTATGTCGTGCTGTTCGAGATTGAGGAAGGACACACGGTCGCGATCCTCGCGGTACGTTCGCAACGGGAAGAAGACTATTATTGA
- the istA gene encoding IS21 family transposase: MAMLQKEQWMQVHVLKAQGLSLREIARRLGVSRNTVTRYLASQDVPRYKQREPRPSKLDQFQAYILERMQAAWPETIAAPALLRELRALGYEGQLRSIQAFMKAHKPVPAPDPLVRFETEPERQMQCDFVVFRRGADPLYAFTATLGFSRWRWARFATNEKAETLIACHHALFETLGGVPCEILYDNAKTIVLERDAYGKGEHRWHPGLLDLAKRYGFMPRLCQPYRARTKGKVERFHRYLRGNFYVPLSSWLKQSGMVLDVDTANAEVGKWLRDVANQRVHPVTGAPPATLLEERERDTLRSLPAFATQLWVTTPVGRPSAPSAISLQHPLSVYQQLLTEVHA; this comes from the coding sequence CTGGCGATGCTTCAGAAGGAACAGTGGATGCAAGTCCATGTACTCAAAGCCCAAGGGTTGTCGTTGCGAGAGATCGCGCGGCGCCTGGGCGTGTCTCGCAACACTGTGACGCGTTACTTGGCGTCGCAGGACGTGCCTCGCTACAAGCAGCGTGAACCACGGCCGAGCAAGCTTGATCAGTTTCAGGCGTACATTCTTGAGAGGATGCAAGCGGCCTGGCCCGAGACGATCGCCGCTCCAGCGTTGCTGCGTGAACTGCGCGCGCTGGGCTATGAAGGGCAGCTGCGCAGTATTCAAGCTTTTATGAAGGCGCACAAACCTGTGCCGGCACCTGATCCGCTCGTGCGCTTCGAGACCGAGCCGGAGCGACAGATGCAATGCGACTTCGTCGTATTTCGTCGCGGCGCTGATCCGCTGTACGCGTTCACCGCCACGCTCGGTTTTAGCCGTTGGCGCTGGGCACGCTTTGCCACCAACGAGAAGGCCGAAACGCTGATTGCTTGCCATCACGCTTTATTTGAAACGCTCGGCGGGGTGCCTTGCGAGATCCTGTACGACAACGCCAAGACGATCGTGCTCGAGCGTGATGCGTACGGTAAGGGTGAACATCGATGGCATCCAGGTCTACTCGATCTGGCTAAGCGCTACGGCTTCATGCCCAGACTCTGCCAGCCCTATCGCGCGCGCACGAAGGGCAAGGTCGAGCGCTTCCATCGGTATCTGCGCGGCAACTTTTATGTGCCGCTGTCCAGTTGGCTCAAGCAGTCGGGTATGGTACTGGACGTCGATACGGCCAACGCCGAGGTAGGCAAATGGCTGCGAGACGTTGCAAACCAACGGGTGCACCCGGTCACGGGAGCGCCACCAGCAACGCTTCTCGAAGAGCGCGAACGAGACACGCTGCGCAGCTTGCCCGCGTTTGCAACACAGCTATGGGTAACCACGCCGGTCGGCAGACCGTCGGCACCTTCAGCCATATCGTTGCAGCATCCCTTGTCGGTCTACCAGCAATTGCTGACCGAGGTGCATGCATGA
- a CDS encoding reverse transcriptase domain-containing protein, translated as MAHFYFARNRAMQALWLTALLPIAETTADPNSYGFRPKRSTADAVEQCFKALAKRNSAQWVLEGDIRGCFDNFSHDWLLANIPMNKAVLRKWLQAGFVDKGVLFPTDAGTPQGAIASPVLANMALDGLEEAVRSVLGPSKTARQPAKAHVVRYADEFIVTGASRELLEKQVKPAIEAFLSARGLQLASEKTLVTHIARGFDLLGQNVRKYGNKLLIKPARKSVQALLNKVSEVLGKNKAATQSQVIMQLNPILRGWAMYHRHVVAAATFARIDHLVWTKLWRWAKRRHPRKNALWIKRRYFERRGLRDWIFACHVQPLDLAFRPTLFRLTGVTITRHTKVRSDANPFDPAWMPYFQRRANGC; from the coding sequence GTGGCTCATTTTTACTTTGCGCGCAACAGGGCGATGCAGGCACTGTGGCTCACGGCATTGCTGCCCATCGCAGAAACGACAGCTGATCCAAACTCCTACGGCTTCCGGCCGAAACGCTCGACGGCTGACGCCGTGGAGCAATGTTTTAAAGCACTCGCCAAGCGCAACTCTGCCCAGTGGGTGCTGGAGGGCGACATCCGTGGATGTTTCGACAACTTCAGTCACGACTGGCTGCTGGCGAATATCCCGATGAATAAGGCTGTTCTGCGCAAGTGGCTGCAAGCAGGATTCGTGGACAAAGGTGTGCTGTTCCCCACTGATGCAGGAACGCCGCAAGGCGCAATCGCGTCGCCGGTGCTGGCTAACATGGCACTGGACGGGTTGGAAGAGGCGGTGCGCTCAGTCCTTGGGCCGAGCAAGACCGCTCGTCAACCAGCCAAGGCACACGTCGTGCGCTATGCGGACGAGTTCATCGTGACCGGCGCGAGCCGGGAGTTGCTCGAAAAGCAGGTCAAGCCTGCCATCGAAGCATTTCTCTCGGCTCGGGGCTTGCAACTCGCTTCTGAGAAAACGCTGGTCACGCATATTGCACGAGGGTTCGACTTGCTCGGGCAAAACGTGCGCAAATACGGGAACAAGCTGCTGATCAAGCCTGCACGCAAAAGCGTGCAAGCGCTGTTGAACAAGGTTAGCGAAGTGCTGGGAAAGAATAAGGCTGCCACCCAGTCGCAGGTGATCATGCAACTGAACCCGATTCTTCGGGGTTGGGCGATGTATCACAGGCATGTCGTGGCGGCGGCGACCTTTGCCCGGATCGATCATCTCGTGTGGACGAAGCTGTGGAGGTGGGCCAAACGCCGACATCCACGCAAGAACGCTCTTTGGATCAAAAGGCGTTACTTCGAACGTCGCGGCCTAAGGGACTGGATCTTTGCATGTCATGTGCAGCCACTGGATCTGGCCTTCCGGCCAACGCTATTTCGGTTGACCGGAGTCACCATTACACGCCACACAAAGGTTCGCAGCGATGCCAACCCGTTCGACCCAGCATGGATGCCTTACTTCCAACGCCGCGCAAATGGCTGCTGA
- a CDS encoding 2-hydroxycarboxylate transporter family protein has product MGSLLGMNRALLTKGISRFAIPVMAGSVAAAVIGTITGMVFGLDASDAFFYIVVPIMAGGIGEGALPLTLGYAALLQLPQDQLFARVVPAVVLGNLSAIMCAAAFEQISRRCRRHSDGLASSAQAHSIISREPVTVEQVAAAGIMAISLYLAGLVLQHFTHLPAILGMLALAVVVKLSGAVPAQLEYGAHWVYCFFARAVTYPLMFGIGITLMPWEALLAALTLAHFATTLVTVLTLMITGFFVGHWIKLPATESAMINACHSGMGSTGDLAILTAANRLPLMPFAQLATRMGGAMTVILALGLMEQCE; this is encoded by the coding sequence TTGGGCAGTTTGTTAGGCATGAACCGGGCGCTGTTGACCAAGGGCATCAGCCGATTTGCGATTCCAGTCATGGCCGGTTCAGTCGCAGCCGCCGTGATCGGTACTATAACCGGCATGGTCTTTGGCTTAGACGCATCGGATGCGTTTTTCTATATCGTGGTGCCAATCATGGCCGGGGGCATTGGCGAAGGTGCGCTGCCGCTCACGTTAGGTTACGCCGCGCTGCTGCAGCTGCCACAAGATCAGCTGTTTGCGCGGGTGGTACCCGCTGTCGTGCTAGGCAACTTGAGTGCCATTATGTGCGCGGCAGCGTTTGAACAAATCAGTCGACGATGCCGACGTCATTCCGATGGCCTTGCCTCGTCCGCTCAGGCCCATTCGATAATAAGTCGCGAGCCCGTCACCGTTGAGCAAGTTGCCGCGGCGGGCATTATGGCAATTAGTTTGTATTTGGCAGGTCTGGTCCTGCAACATTTCACCCATCTGCCTGCGATACTGGGCATGTTGGCTCTGGCGGTGGTCGTCAAGTTAAGCGGTGCCGTGCCTGCCCAGCTTGAATACGGCGCGCACTGGGTCTATTGTTTCTTTGCCCGCGCGGTCACCTATCCACTCATGTTTGGCATCGGCATCACGCTGATGCCATGGGAAGCGTTGCTCGCTGCGCTGACTTTAGCGCATTTTGCCACCACCCTGGTGACCGTGCTTACGTTGATGATCACCGGTTTCTTTGTCGGACACTGGATCAAACTACCGGCAACCGAAAGTGCAATGATTAACGCATGCCATAGCGGCATGGGAAGCACGGGCGATTTGGCTATTCTCACGGCGGCAAACCGTCTGCCGCTCATGCCCTTTGCGCAGCTTGCCACACGGATGGGTGGAGCGATGACCGTGATCTTGGCGTTGGGGCTGATGGAACAATGCGAATAG
- the istB gene encoding IS21-like element helper ATPase IstB codes for MHNAREELLVSLRALNLGAMAAAVQDTALRAAKEGLTHEAFLLELARIERAAKASRRIERLLRQSELLPGKNLRTLKLERFDPATRLQIERLRSGSFLKDATNVIALGRPGAGKSHLACALGHALVEQGYPVLFTSTGALVQRLLAAKRDLRLPQELAKLDRFECLILDDIGYVQHNRDEMEVLFTLLAEHYERKSIVITTNLVFSEWERIFKDPMTTLAAIDRVVHHSVILDLMSVESYRAEAAGAKPTAPATVAS; via the coding sequence ATGCATAACGCCCGTGAAGAATTGCTGGTGTCGCTTCGTGCGCTCAATCTCGGTGCCATGGCGGCAGCTGTGCAAGACACGGCACTGCGAGCGGCAAAGGAAGGACTGACTCATGAGGCGTTTCTTCTCGAGCTGGCTCGTATCGAACGTGCAGCGAAGGCGTCGCGCCGAATCGAGCGACTACTGAGGCAATCCGAACTGCTGCCTGGGAAGAACTTGCGCACGTTAAAACTGGAAAGATTCGATCCGGCCACTCGCCTGCAGATCGAGCGGCTGCGCAGCGGCAGCTTCCTCAAGGATGCCACCAATGTGATCGCGCTCGGCCGACCCGGTGCCGGGAAAAGCCACCTTGCCTGCGCATTGGGGCACGCGCTCGTCGAGCAAGGGTATCCGGTCCTGTTCACATCCACGGGGGCCTTGGTGCAGCGGCTACTGGCAGCAAAGCGCGATCTGCGTTTGCCGCAGGAGCTAGCGAAGCTGGATCGCTTCGAGTGCCTCATTCTGGACGACATCGGCTACGTCCAGCATAACCGAGATGAAATGGAAGTGCTGTTCACGTTGCTCGCTGAGCACTACGAGCGCAAGAGCATCGTCATCACGACAAACCTCGTATTCTCAGAGTGGGAGCGCATCTTTAAAGACCCAATGACCACGCTCGCGGCCATCGACCGCGTCGTCCATCACAGTGTCATTCTCGACTTGATGAGCGTTGAAAGCTATCGGGCAGAAGCTGCCGGCGCCAAGCCGACGGCGCCGGCCACGGTAGCATCATAG